From the genome of Malus sylvestris chromosome 13, drMalSylv7.2, whole genome shotgun sequence:
CTACACATAAACCAGAATTATATCTTGTGATAGATAAGCTCaatcagaaaaaaaattgtttggaaAGGAGGCGagtttaccctttttttaacGTGGCATTTGAGCTAAGGTTTGGGTAAGTTATGAACAAAtgcatattaaaattatatttttggcGGAGCCACTTGATACTATGGTTtaatggtattcttcttcacttgtaagtgagaggtcttaggtttgattctcgctaaagagatccttacttttttttttaatgagtaaattgtagcaatggttcctcaactttaatcaaattggagcaatgatcacTCAACTAGAAATCTAatatcattggtccctcaactcatcaaaacgtgtagctatggttATTTTCATCAACTCcttcagaattttgtcaaaatgagttatgttggaaggaccattgctacatttgggttaaagttgagggaccattgctccaattggattaaagttgagagatcatttctccaattgaataaagttgagggaccattgatACAATTTTTCATATTTACCCCTTGATTTAGGTTCACGTGCATGACACATGACTTATTTTCAAACTTTCTAatatagttgacgaaaatgattatagctgcacgttttaatgagttgaaagaccaatgataatgaatttttagttaaggaaTTATTGCTCCAATTGGTTATGCACTTTGCTGACTTTCACAAATAACGAGTTCAATTTTTATGGATTTGTGATGGATGGAAGCTGGATTTTGTTGATGATCCGATGATGTTGGATGTTGCAGATATCAAACTGCCTCACTCACACCCCTTGGTACCATGACTTTCTCAAGGCATGCATCCACAAACGGCAGCTGAATGTTCCTCCTGCTGCTTTGGCacatatttttgtttcttgtatGCTGAGTGTAACATGTGCTTTCGATGACACTTTCACATATTGCACTTCACAATGTAGATGCATATGGCTCTTGAAATTCCACTCATAAGATATAATGCATTTAGATTCAAAAGATTATTACAGAAACTCATATGTACACGTCTGTCATAGCGACTGCCAAAACCCCTATGGCGTAAGAGAAGAATAGTGGATCGAACTGAATTTATTTTGGCACTAAATGAATAGATAATTACAAAATCTATATACAGGTTGCTATAAATAATGCACACCTCACATCTCTGACAAAAGGTTGCTGATCTTCCGAAGCTCTGTTAGAGCTGCCATGGCCGTAACTTGTCCTTTGCCAACTATAGTGTTCTTTGATAAGTTCTCCGACGATCCAACCTGAACACCCCGGTCCTGCTGGAAAACAGACTCGATAATCTGCCATAGATGGTAGTTGAACAGTCAGAATGATGCAGACGTAAAATTTGATATGCTTAGAAGTGCACTTGGAACCAACTTAGAAGAAATACTATGGTTGCAACGAATCTAGTAAGATTATCATTGTCAACGATAAACGCTAGATACTTGTTTAGTTCATGGATAATGCCTCTACCGAAACATATCACCATTTTTCATTGGCCTCCTTCCTCTTCCACAATCATTTGATTTCCCATTTAACTTTAACTAGAACAGATAATAGTATAATGCTTTAGTTCCTATAAGAAGCATTACCTGAATATTTTCAATCATAGACTGCCCAAGATTCCTTAAAGTACCCACCACATGCTGGTCAACAGCTTCTCCTTTGTGGCTAACTAAAGAGCTGCAGGACCCCTCAGCCACAGAAGAGCTTGTTGCATTCTGATTACCTTCACAACGGGGAGATTTCATAGCCTCACTGGCATTGTGTCCTTTCTCGGATGTCCCTTCACCAGCTGCATTCCGTCCAAACTTCCAAAATCTCGGGAATTTACCAGAAAGAAGGTTACGTTCCTTTCCTGGCACTGAGTTTCCGGGAGAATGATTGTTGCTCTCCGATGTTTGAGAGACACCCTTGGGATGATCAGAAACCGGAAGAGGTGGCTCTTCCAACACATCCTGTGAATTatcatcattttcatcaatgGACAGATTTGATGCAACGCTACTTTTTTCTGATTCAAGTTCATGACCATTATCCCCAGTACAAGGACTTGTTGGATCTGAGAAAACAGATGAATTTTCTTCGCTGGCTGGATCTCCATTGAAACATCTGTTCTCGGTGGCAGAATTAAGGTCCTTGCCGAACCCAGTTTCTCTGTTGCCCTCTACTTCTGAAGAGAGTTTGTCCTCATGGGAACACAATGTCTCAATATCCTCCTCTGAGCTGAGTTCTCGAGAAAGGTCTTGCAGCAACCTTCGTCTAACAGAAAACCTGGGGTTCTTTTTGCCATTCTCAGATTTTGATGGAGATGGTTCAGACTCTGTTCTAGATAGGCTCAACTTTACTTTTTCTGTCCATCGCTTTTTATGGCTTGGAACCTGTTTCTTCATATCATTTTGCCTTAGTTCTTCTTCCCTGTGCAGAACTCTCCACTTCTCTTCCCAGTAGCTTTCAGGTACTAGACTTAGTGGTGTTTTTGGAGAAACAGAATCGACTGAAAGGCTATGACCTCTTGCATTCATTGATTTACTATGTTCATAGGGCCCACTATATAAAAGTAATGAGGGTGAGCTATTGTTCTTCAAAGCAAGATCCTGCAAAGACTTCGCCTTTTGTATCAGTTTCTTCAAATCTATGTTCTCAGGAAAATTTAACAATCTCTGAAGACACGCAGTAGCATTCTCAGCGGCAAGAAGGGAAGATCTCAAATAAAGTAACATTGAAACTGCCATGGCTGCTATATATGCTCCTCGAGGTGAAGTAAGGATGGCAAAGCTGGCTGCATCATCTTCAGAACATTTGTCTAATTTACTATTATCAGATGCAAATATTTCACCCCAAATTATCAATAAATTTGCAAGTGAAAATTCACGCCCAAATAAAACCCGTAGCCAGCGGAGTGCAAAATACTGGGGTTCAACACCAAGCTCAACAAGGTGGCTGTGTAGAGATGAATCAACAAGAGACAGCAAATGATACAACCCAGCAGATGCTTCAATGACAGGAGGTAAATTAGTATGAGAACCAACAGCAGGGGAGGGAGAGAAGAATTCTGCCATAGAAACTGAACCATGGGCCCCACTCATTAGAGCATCAAACATACAGTATGCATCGTGTTCCATAAATCTCTCGGACAAGACAATACCCAATTCACCTTCAGCACCATAAGAATCACTAAGCATTACAATGGTCTGTATCTCGGGATCAAGCTCGTCAAGACTCTTAACATTCAATGTACTTCCATCAGAGCCATTTTCATCTTCCATGGAATCAGGAAATTTTTTGAACTCAAAATTATATGTAAGATCATTTTCATGAAATGATAGACCATCAAATTTATCAGTGAAGTGATCTTCATATAGCTTTCGCACTTGAGATAGCCGCTCCACATCAAAATGAAGAACATACAATAGAGGAGCCAAGAGTTCATGCATTCCTATAGTGAAAAcagaaaaaccaaagaaaaacagTTAAAATAATAGCACGTTGAGGTTACTGAAAttgtataatatttttttttatttaaaaaaaaaaaaaagctctagTTGCAGCCGCAGAAGTCAAAACTCAGAAAAGAAAAGGCTGCCTAGCTACCAGATAATCAAGAATCTTTCACCATAAATCTTTctgaaaatataaattaaaataaatataccATAATATTAATCATTTTGTTGAGACCAGTTGTATTAGATTTTTTATCAGGATATATTGTATAAAACCAAAACATGCATTATGCGTTATAATATGAGATTTCAAGACCAATGCCATTCAAGTCTTTAAACAAAGCAAGCAGGACACATGGTGAACTTTTTCGATGAACCATTGAAGAGAAAAATGCGTTGGTGGAAAATCTTTAAATATCTCACAACGCCATGGGACGTAGTGCAGGAAGTTGTCTAATGCCTATGAGAAACTTCGTATTAAGGAGAAATGCTGCAAGAGCATTAGTCTGCCTATTCCTAATTGGGATAACATGGAGAGACAGTGTGCTCTAAATGCCAAGCTCATAAGAATTAATCACTTTAAACATAAAGGAATGTTATATCCTGAAACCATATTCCAGGATCCCGAATATAACAAAATCTTAAATGAAAAGAGAAAATTAATGTGAGCATTTTAGCATACCTTGTCTGTAACCACACTCTGGATGTCTAAGACACCACAATAACAAGATTCTTCTCAACATGCCTTGGCATCCTGGAGTTTGAAAGTAGCTTCCATGTTCTGGGTATAAACGTGATAAATCCTGATCAACCATTTTCTCCAACTCGGCACTCCGGAAAAAGTGACCCCATGTGCTATCTGCTTGTGAGATTCACAATACAACACAGCATACATTAGTAATTGCATCACTCGTGAGGAGCTACAATGCCACCCATTGATTTGATTTGGTGCTGTACAGTCTGACACTGCTACAATGATGCAAATAattattcatttgttttttaGATTGTAACAGTTTCTCACaggaaaatctgaaaacacattGGCACGTCAGTAGAAGAAAGCTGTTTCCCTTTCCAAAAGAGAGTCCACTTTCATTTACAAACATGCCTCCAGATTTGGTCATTTTAACAAAGCGGCTACATATAGAAAGCTAATAATGAATAAGTAAAACAAACACGACACACAAACGAATATAGCAAAATCAAGTTCAAGAAAATTGTTGGATTAACATGCTCGTGCATGTTTTTCGGTGGAGTTCCAATAGTTATATGGATCCATTGACTTTACCTGGGTTTTGCGATAGTGGATTGTCTATGGCAAGATCAGGAGAATTACTCCCATCCTTTTGGGGATGTGGATCAACCAGAAGGCGCCTTCTCAATCCAGCATACCTAAAAATGTACACAAGGTAAACTTAGCACAAGAAAACACGAACATAAAATTACCAACAAATCACCTGCAAGTCCAATATATATACTCAGACAAATTCAGCGATCTTAAAGTCATAATTCACATTAAAACTCGGATCAATCAGCTAAACTAATCGACTACATGTACCAAACGCAATCAAAAAATTCAAGAGGCCACCTTTTGAATCATAAAGATATAAGATGAAAGTAACAAGGTTTTCGTGTTTCCGAAACAGTTTACAGCTCATAAGAAACACATTACAAAAATCCACGGGCCGTTAACTCAACCCGGAACCAGTATCTTACAAACcctttcaagtttttatttttctaagatTACCGTTAACACCACTTTACCATATTCCATCgattaatgaataaaaaaaagatcaaatcaaAAGGGCAATCGTAAACCATGTAAGATTATCCCAGCAAATTCCATGCATAAAATCATTAATTCAGtgaaaaacttaaaacaaaaaacaataaaaaaacctGCAGAAAATCATAAAAGAGAAGCTAAATTCACCTTCTTCTACAATCAGCTGAAACGCGACGAAGATCATCagtggaggaagaagaggaagagggcaAAATCCCAAGATTTATACGCCATTGGACGCCTCTAAGGTCCTTGAATCGAGGATTCTCAGATCTCTCAGGAACATCAGGGGAGCTCAAAGACGACGATTCGGGAAATGCCGGCTCGATTGCAGCTGGCGACATGGCTTTCTCCCAATTCTCCAAAAACCCAATTACCAATTGAGCTGAAAACGATCAAGGTCTAAGCTAATGCAAAAAAGGAACGATTTTTTGCAGAGTTTGTGCAGATTTGTGAGCAGAAACAGATGAACAGGGTACGAATGCAATtcggttattttttttttctgggccAATAGATAATTTTGGGAGtatgaaatttggaaaagaaagatgaAGTTGCAATAAACAAAACCccgagagaagaagaaaaagaaggcgtGGTGGAAAAAACGGCAGAAGTTGTGGAGGAGAAGAAAGACTTGTGAGTTGGGAGATGAGGATCAGACTCTTGTATTCAAGATAAAAGGCAACAATTTTTGCATTTTTTCCACATTTATTTCTTCAATTCACCAAACCCAATTGGAGAGAGAATATCAAGTTTGTTTGTtcagagagggaggagagagagagaaagagaagtgcTCATTTGACCTCCAACCGCTTCAATCCAATGTTTAGGAAGGTGCGGTCGGTTGTCGTCTACTCACCGCTCTTCTGTTATTATTGAAGGGTAAATCACTAAAATGGTTTGAGATTTGTATTATTCATTACTTTGGTTCTTGagatttcaaatcgataaaagtggtctctgagattccaaatcgataaaaagTGGTCCCAGAGATtgttcaccatccatcattttggtccttccgttaaaaacttcgTTAAGTGTCTAGGAGCTCTTCGCCGGAAGTTTGgtcaattttcaaagtttcgtaactcaatcgtttcttaaccaaattcaacccataataaatcaaaatgaagataggaaagtgtagaataagattatacttaTTTTGAAGCCAAATTGTTGCCGGAGATTggtggaaaatagcctcaaagttgactggtccgagtgaaaacttgaaaactcgtcgAAAACTTGGTAAAGTTTagacgttcataacttcttcaatactcaacgaaatcaagtgattcaaaaacaaaaatcacacttctcaacgagacaaagagaatggtacatttTTTTATGGCTAACTCGCCGTGATTTAACGGCTCGAAAATGGCTTTCTTGGTctcaagttagccactttcgagccatttttcggccaaaccacagcAAGTTAGccgttaaaaaaaaagtatcattctcttcttctcgttgagaagtatgatttttgtttttgaatcacttgatttcgttgagtattgaagaagttatgaacgtttaaagtttacccggtttctggcgagttttcaagttttcactcggaccagtcaactttgaggctattttccagccATCTCTTGCAACCATTGGTctttgaaataggtataatattattctaaacttttctatcttcattttgatatattatcggtcgaatttggttaagaaacgattgagttacgaagctttgaaaattgcccaaacttccggccaagaactccgggacacttaacggagtttttaacggaacgaccgaaatgatggatggtggacaatctcagggaccacttttatcgatttggaagcTAAGAgactaaagtgatgagttatgcaaatctcagggaccattttggcgatttacccaTTATGGAATTACAAAACCCACCACTAGCAGTGGTtcaaataaaaacgaatttcaAGTCCATATTGTACAAGGTCTTAAATTTGATTCCTAGTGCTAATAAATTGATGATGGTAGCTAAAAGAAGATTCAAATATCTCTATGAGTCTTCTAAGTCCTTGAAAAGGTGGACTGATGTGCGAAGCCATCAGTTAatcttctttaaaaaaaaaaattacaaaagaaaattttctctttctccttacAAAATTAAATTCTAGTAAAATTGGAGAACAATATCGAATCAAATCGAGTGGTTATGTTTGGAAGAAAAACTTTGTTAGATAATAACAAGCTAGTTTTAACAAGTTATGCTTACACAttacttattttttttctcccaTTTTCACAATGTACTAGTTGGTGTTGAACATTAATATCGTATATTTGGTATTTACAATTATTATTACTTCgctatttctttcttttatatttGGTGCATCCTATTTAGTTATTCTGTTACAACTATCTCGGGATCTTGCATATTAATTCATTCCATTCAAGAGAATTCAAAAAACATttatgttgtaggcctatttgattgaacgatctagggtttagagagataTGGGAGCTGGCGGTATTGAGGGAGAAAagagagtgatttaattgtgaggtgatAAAAATTATGAATTAGTCAAACAATCTTTGGGGACaacgaccttgcatgagcaattatactacaattaccttgtattcttgcaagtattttcagTGATTTTAACCCTATTGCGCAGGTATaaaaaaatcctatcaagaaatTAGCGCCAACGCCGGggattgttttaattaattttttttatcatattcttaattaattattttcgttcaaaaaaatattcttcaattttaattttcgtttttttctttCCAGATTATTGAAATCTGTGCATGGTCAACACCAGGCCACAATTTGCACAGCTTGTTCAATTTGATCCTGAGCTTGAAAGAACATTACGAAAGCAACGGCGGGAACAATTTTTAAGCGTTTTAGAAAGCGAAGAAACAATGGCTTTTGCTATGCCCGAAGCTAGGCAGCCTTTGAGACAAACATTAGCAGCCCGTGCTAACGAATTACCGAGTTGCGTTGTTTATCCAGAAGATGAAGGTGATACTTTTGAGAT
Proteins encoded in this window:
- the LOC126596237 gene encoding uncharacterized protein LOC126596237 isoform X2 — encoded protein: MVDQDLSRLYPEHGSYFQTPGCQGMLRRILLLWCLRHPECGYRQGMHELLAPLLYVLHFDVERLSQVRKLYEDHFTDKFDGLSFHENDLTYNFEFKKFPDSMEDENGSDGSTLNVKSLDELDPEIQTIVMLSDSYGAEGELGIVLSERFMEHDAYCMFDALMSGAHGSVSMAEFFSPSPAVGSHTNLPPVIEASAGLYHLLSLVDSSLHSHLVELGVEPQYFALRWLRVLFGREFSLANLLIIWGEIFASDNSKLDKCSEDDAASFAILTSPRGAYIAAMAVSMLLYLRSSLLAAENATACLQRLLNFPENIDLKKLIQKAKSLQDLALKNNSSPSLLLYSGPYEHSKSMNARGHSLSVDSVSPKTPLSLVPESYWEEKWRVLHREEELRQNDMKKQVPSHKKRWTEKVKLSLSRTESEPSPSKSENGKKNPRFSVRRRLLQDLSRELSSEEDIETLCSHEDKLSSEVEGNRETGFGKDLNSATENRCFNGDPASEENSSVFSDPTSPCTGDNGHELESEKSSVASNLSIDENDDNSQDVLEEPPLPVSDHPKGVSQTSESNNHSPGNSVPGKERNLLSGKFPRFWKFGRNAAGEGTSEKGHNASEAMKSPRCEGNQNATSSSVAEGSCSSLVSHKGEAVDQHVVGTLRNLGQSMIENIQIIESVFQQDRGVQVGSSENLSKNTIVGKGQVTAMAALTELRKISNLLSEM
- the LOC126596237 gene encoding uncharacterized protein LOC126596237 isoform X1; its protein translation is MSPAAIEPAFPESSSLSSPDVPERSENPRFKDLRGVQWRINLGILPSSSSSSTDDLRRVSADCRRRYAGLRRRLLVDPHPQKDGSNSPDLAIDNPLSQNPDSTWGHFFRSAELEKMVDQDLSRLYPEHGSYFQTPGCQGMLRRILLLWCLRHPECGYRQGMHELLAPLLYVLHFDVERLSQVRKLYEDHFTDKFDGLSFHENDLTYNFEFKKFPDSMEDENGSDGSTLNVKSLDELDPEIQTIVMLSDSYGAEGELGIVLSERFMEHDAYCMFDALMSGAHGSVSMAEFFSPSPAVGSHTNLPPVIEASAGLYHLLSLVDSSLHSHLVELGVEPQYFALRWLRVLFGREFSLANLLIIWGEIFASDNSKLDKCSEDDAASFAILTSPRGAYIAAMAVSMLLYLRSSLLAAENATACLQRLLNFPENIDLKKLIQKAKSLQDLALKNNSSPSLLLYSGPYEHSKSMNARGHSLSVDSVSPKTPLSLVPESYWEEKWRVLHREEELRQNDMKKQVPSHKKRWTEKVKLSLSRTESEPSPSKSENGKKNPRFSVRRRLLQDLSRELSSEEDIETLCSHEDKLSSEVEGNRETGFGKDLNSATENRCFNGDPASEENSSVFSDPTSPCTGDNGHELESEKSSVASNLSIDENDDNSQDVLEEPPLPVSDHPKGVSQTSESNNHSPGNSVPGKERNLLSGKFPRFWKFGRNAAGEGTSEKGHNASEAMKSPRCEGNQNATSSSVAEGSCSSLVSHKGEAVDQHVVGTLRNLGQSMIENIQIIESVFQQDRGVQVGSSENLSKNTIVGKGQVTAMAALTELRKISNLLSEM